The following are encoded together in the Vanrija pseudolonga chromosome 7, complete sequence genome:
- the GLDH gene encoding L-galactono-1,4-lactone dehydrogenase, mitochondrial, protein MRVASPHSLRASTTLVLLSLLLSANALFINLLPGFPQSLSASITSFENWSGEIRTNIYQTSPKNVDDLVSAVNWASSRGWRVRPRGFTHGWAPTSLDNSVNSLSRVLVVDMKGLNGITTNTTDKSITLAAGASVDSMHEALKAAGLALGAAPALGDITIGGALAIGAHGTGILANGETQGPGVSLGSLSNLVLELDAIVWTGTAYAVKTFARNDPEIGPFLCHLGRALITRVVLRVTDSYTMRCESITSVSMDQLSAAPGSGGTTVESILQSAGRMEIIHFPFTPNPWLKIWSLAPVKPATARAVSGPYNYPFSDSIDKLLSSLIGLGQTILPGGILVTAPAVFGIVTTGLATTKSADIWGYAGDLMRYVRASTLRVTANGIVIHCRRADVQRTIFEFNNKHKSLLTQYSGRLLFPINGPAEIRVTRVDQPDDAGVAGAVMPNLTPSRPFDGHPEWDTAVWFDVLTIPTTPFASSFMRDIEQWALANYASYAGVRSEWSKGWAYTTQGGWRDTNILKNVIPAAYGPAWANAVATFAKYDPKRLYASPLLDNMGL, encoded by the coding sequence ATGCGCGTGGCCTCACCACACAGCCTgcgggcgagcacgacgctcgtgctgctgagcctgctgctgtccGCCAACGCGCTCTTCATCAACCTGCTCCCAGGGTTCCCGCAGAGCCTCTCGGCGAGCATCACGTCGTTCGAGAACTGGTCGGGCGAGATCCGGACAAACATCTACCAGACGTCCCCGAAgaacgtcgacgacctcgtctcCGCCGTCAactgggcgagctcgcgcgggtGGCGCGTACGCCCGCGCGGGTTCACCCACGGCTGGGCGCCGACAAGTCTGGACAACAGCGTCAACTCGCTctcgcgcgtgctcgtcgtcgacatgaAGGGCCTGAACGGCATAACGACCAACACGACGGACAAGAGCATCACGCTTGCGGCTGGCGCCAGCGTGGACTCGATGcacgaggcgctcaaggccgctgggcttgcgctcggcgccgcgcccgccctGGGAGACATTACGATCGggggcgcgctcgccatcggcgcgcacggcacgggcattctcgccaacggcgagaCGCAAGGGCCTGGAGTGTCACTCGGCTCCCTGTCCAACCtggtgctcgagctcgacgcgatcGTGTGGACCGGGACAGCGTACGCCGTCAAGACGTTCGCCCGGAACGACCCCGAGATCGGCCCGTTCCTGTGCCACCTAGGCCGCGCGCTCATCACGCGCGTCGTGCTGCGCGTGACAGACTCCTACACGATGCGCTGTGAGAGCATCACCAGCGTGAGCATGGACCAGctctccgccgcccccggGAGCGGGGGCACGACGGTCGAAAGCATCCTGCAGAGTGCGGGCCGGATGGAGATTATCCATTTCCCGTTCACGCCCAACCCGTGGCTCAAGATCTGGAGCCTCGCGCCCGTCAAGCCTGCCACCGCGCGTGCAGTGAGCGGGCCGTACAACTACCCGTTCTCGGACAGCATCGACAAGCTGCTCTCCAGCCTCATCGGGCTCGGGCAAACCATCCTGCCGGGCGGTATCCTCGTcaccgcgccggccgtgtTCGGGATCGTGACCACCGGGCTCGCGACGACAAAGTCGGCCGATATATGGGGGTACGCCGGCGACTTGATGCGCTACGTCcgcgcgtcgacgctgcgCGTGACCGCCAACGGCATCGTCATCCActgtcgccgcgccgacgtccaGCGCACCATCTTCGAGTTCAACAACAAGCACAAGAGCCTGCTGACGCAATACTCTGGCCGGCTCTTGTTCCCCATCAACGGCCCCGCCGAGATTAGGGTTACGAGGGTCGAccagcccgacgacgcgggaGTGGCGGGCGCCGTCATGCCCAACCTGACGCCCAGTCGGCCGTTTGACGGCCACCCAGAGTGGGACACGGCGGTGTGGTTCGATGTGCTCACGATCCCCACGACGCCGTTTGCGTCCTCGTTCATGCGCGACATTGAGCAGTGGGCGCTGGCCAACTACGCGAGCTATGCCGGCGTGCGCTCGGAATGGTCAAAGGGCTGGGCGTATACCACGCAGGGCGGGTGGCGCGACACCAACATCCTCAAGAATGTCATCCCTGCGGCTTATGGTCCTGCGTGGGCGAACGCGGTCGCGACGTTTGCAAAGTATGACCCGAAGCGG